Below is a genomic region from Telmatobacter sp. DSM 110680.
ATACGCTAACGCCCATTGCGCGTCCTTTGCCGATGTTTGCCTATCCCGCGCTTGTGATCACATTCATCGGCTGGATATGGACAATAGTCAGGCACGGTGCAGAATTGGGCGCAGCCGAGGCATCCGAACAATCCAGACACGCGCCCGTCGTGATCAGATAACCTCCACTGATTACTTCACGCCCTTATCCGGATTCCACACGCCGTGTTGCTTGCGCACGTAGAGAATCTGCCCCACATGATAGGCGTTATGCGCGCCCACGTGGGCGATCAGCGAGGCATTGGCGGCAAGTTTCGCATCGTCGGCATCGTTCACAGCTTTCTCCCAATCCGCCAGCACCTGGTTAAGTTTCTTCACCAGGTCATCCCATTGCGCAGCCGTGAACTTGTCAAAGGTGTCGTTGTTGTTGCCGTCGAACTTCTCATTCTTCTCGCCTTTGAAGTCGTTGAGCGCGCGCTGGTCCCAATACCAGATGTGGTAAGCCAGTTGCCCTACGGAGTGGTCTCCCTTTCCCGGACTCCACATGGCTTGCTCTGCGGTTAGCCCATCTACCGCGATGCTCACTGGAACGAACCAATCTTCCTGGTCATGCGTGGTGCGCAACTGCTCCAGCAGTACGCCGCGTAACGTGGTCGGCGGCTTCTTTTCATTAGTCTGTGCGCAGAGCGGAACTGCGATAAGTAATAGGATCGCCAGCTTCTTCATCGTTCGTGAACCTCGGGGTATGTCGTGCCGGAAGTATAACGCTGCGTGTGCATGTAAGTCGTCCGGCAATCGGTGTCCTCAGGCCGCTTCATAACTTCTCAGTGCAGGCGCACCACTTCTCTATTGGAATGCCGGGCGGAGTGGGCTAGCTTTCGAGTTCACATGATGCCCAGCGCCCAACCCATTCTCAAATTTGAATCCCGCTCCGCTTCACGCTCAATCCTCCAGTCTGAACAGCAGCCCTCGCTCGCCTTATTAGCGATTGGGCTACTCGGACTCGGCGTGCTGGGACTCGCCGTGGGAGACTTCGCGATGGTATGGCAGCCGGTAGCGCCCTGGTTTCCGGCACGCACCGCATTGGCCTATGCGGCCGGCGCGCTCATGATTGGGTGCGGCGCCGGCTTGATGTTCCGGGCGACTACTACCTGGGCGGTACGCATCCTTTTTCCATATCTCATCGTGTGGCAACTGCTTAAGCTACCTTCGCTCTTCGTAGCTCCAAAACTGGAAGCTGTTTACCTTGGATTCGGGGAACTGGCGGTGCTGCTTGCGGGAGGCTGGATACTGTTCGCCCGACTGGGCGATGTGCAAGCGCCGTGGCTCGCATGGGCAACCGGCGATCGCGGCGTCCGCCTCGCGCGCTACTACTTCGCCATCTGGATCATCCCCATCGGCCTCTCGCACCTGATCTACACCAAGGCCACCATGGAACTGGTCCCGGCGTGGCTGCCTTACCACCTCGGCTGGGCTTACCTGACAGGGGCAGGGCAAATTGCTTCAGGCCTTGGTGTTCTCTTCGGCGTACTGCCCCGGATCGCAGCATCAGCTGAGGCCGCCCAGATCACGCTTTACACTCTGCTTATCTGGCTTCCGGCAATCTTTGCGACGCCTCGGGCGCGCTTGCCCTGGACTGCTCTCTGGATATCATGGACCATCGGTGCTGCCGCTTGGGTAGTCGCACAGAACACCTGGTCGAAGGCAACCAAACGATGAGCGTCGCTTTCGCGGCGCTCATCAGTGGTAAGTGAATCACGCTGGGCGGTGCTTATTGTATTTCGCAACGCAGGCGGCGGTCGGTCCCCAACGCCATAGCTGCGTGCTGCGCCCCAAGCCGGCGCGAAACAGCGCGTTCAAGAATCCGCTTGCCCCGGAAAACGCGTGATTTCATAGTCGCGACGCTAAGGTTGAGTGACTGGGCGGCCGCGAGTTGGGGATTTTCGTCGAGCACGCAAAGTTCAATCGCACGACGGCACACCATGCCGAGTTTGCTGACTTCCTCGCGCAGAATGCCCTCCATCTCCCTGCTTCGCCACGTCTCCTCGGGATTCTTTCCAGGATCGGGCAGATCTATCTCCACAACCTCATTGTCTTGTTTGCTTAAAAACTCTATCGACACGAATACACGATTGCGGCGACTGCGCAGATGCTCGTGCGCAGTGTTCTGCACAATTGCTCCGAGCCAACTCGACATTTGCGACTCGCCGCGAAACTTCTCGAGCGCTTTGTAAGCCTTCATCAGGGCTTCCTGCACGATGTCTTCCGCGTCTTCATTCGAATTCGTGAGCCGCCTGGCCATCCGCAGCAGTTGCGGCCGGCGCCGCTCGGCAGTTTCCAGGAACTCCCGTATTCGGCCTTCGGGCATCGACGCGTTCGTTTCCACTTCCATTGCACTCAAGGCAATTGGCATATACACCCGCTCCATTTCGGGGGCATTTCAAGTTCATTCGGTTGGAATGAAGTGCCGGAAGGCAGCTTGACCAGTCGCGCTGTAAAAACGAGAGACCGGTGCTGCCGACTACGCCATCGAGGAATGGATTGAAGGAGGGGCGCGGAAGGGAATATGCGAAGAAATAACGGATGCCACGAGCGCCGGAGCCGGCGTGACGACAACGTGGTCGCGCGAGGGGCGCGGAACCTGGGGATCCAAAATAGCAAAGAGCGCTAGTCCGGGAATCCGTTGCGGCTTGACGAACTGCCCTGCCTGCATGGCGACAGAATCGTCCCGGTGGTCCACCCACATGTGCGTAGGAGAGGCCTTTGATACGCCCGCATGCTGGAGGTATTGTGAGAGCTTGTACCCATAACCCGACGCCCCTACCGCCAGCGCGAGTGCCAAAAACGCAAGCACATAGGGATGAAAAAACTGCCTTGCAGAAGTCCGAATCCCTCGATCACGCGCGACCGATGTCTTTGGACGCTCAAACGGCTTCGAAGGCCTAGTCGGGATTGGAGATTCGCTCAGCACGGTTCCCCGGTAGTCAAGGTACTCAAACATATAGACTCGGCCGAGTTTCTTTTAGCTTCAAAAATCTCATCCGGGCGGAATATGACTCCCCTCAAACATCACGTCCCCAGATTCGGGAGAGCGAAACCTGGGGACTGAATGTTGATGGCGGTCAGGAGGGGAGCATGCCTTCAAGCCGCACATAGCTCATTTCCATACCATGCTCCATGCCGCTTGCCAGCATCTGGGCGCGCGTCGCAGCATCGGGAAGTGTCATCCTCATCGTCATTAGCGTGCCCTCGCCTTCTTGGTCGAAGCGGGTCTCAACGTGGTTATCCGGGGTCGGGTCGGGCAAGAACATGCGTTCAACGTGGACAATCCGGCTGAAAGGCTCGAGTTCGAGGAATTCGCCGGTGATGTGGAAACGACTGGCTTTGCCCTTCGACGGGTTTTCCCATTCGTAACGGATCGCTCCGCCGGGCCTTGCCTCGCTGATGCAAATGGGCATGGTCCATCCATCGGGGCCAAGAAGCCACTTCTGGATCAGGGCAGCTTCAGTATGTGCACGATAAACCAATTCGGGCTTCGCGTTGAAGTGGCGCGTGACAACGATATGGGTGTCGCCTTCGGTCTTGAGTGTCAGCTTGGTCATAGTATTCATCTGATTTTTCCTCCAGTGTCGTCGGGTGTGTTTGGGGTCATGTCTGCCAAAACCTGATCCAGCCGGTCGTAATTCTTTGTCAACGCCGTGCGCAGCATTTCCAACCATTGATCGATCGCGTCGAGTCCCGGCTTCGCTAGCCGGCTGGGTCGCCGGGTGCCTTCATGGCGCCGCTCGATCAGGCCCGCCTCTTCGAGCACTTTGATATGCCTGGAAACGGCGGGCTGCGTCATGGCAAATGGCTCCGCCAACTCCATAACCGTTGCCTCACCGAGTGCGAGTCGTGTCAGGATTGCGCGGCGAGTTGGGTCAGCGAGTGCAGCAAAAGTGGAATTCAAATTAAACATAATCATTATCTTATATAAACAATAGATTATATATATTGAGGTGTCAAGCTTTTTCGAATGAGAGGCGAATCATTGAGCAACTACGCGCTCTGCGCCGACCAGCAAGCTACGAAATGCTCGCCAAACCCATTTGATTACAAGAATGATCGCCAGGACGAGCGCTGTCACGATACTTCCAGCAAGGTACGGGTGCACCGTCGCCAGCCACGTCAGGGAAATTGCCAACGCATCTTCGCCAACGCTTAGGCCGATGTTCGAAAATGGCTCGGGCGAGGGAGTAACTGCTGCCCGCGCCGCGGTTTTCCCACCGTGCGCAGCCAGCGCGATCAATCCACCGAGCAGGGTCGCCGCCAACTGCTCGCCGGGAGAGAGCGTCTCGGTCGCGCGCCATGCAAGAAGCCCCGCTACCGGGACGCGGATAAAAGTGTGGAGCGCGTTCCATACCAGGTCGAAGGCTGGGACTTTGTCGGCGAAGAACTCAACCGCGAACAGCGCTGCCGCAGCTCCAATGACCCACCAGCTTGCGAGCAGATGCAGAGGTTCAGGCAGTGCCAGCACACTGGTATGTGCCAGCAGCCCGAGCGTCGCAACCGTGGCATACACGTTGAGCCCTGCGGCAAACGAAACCGCGACGATCAGTGCGACCAATTCCTGCCCGGGCATCGGAAGCTTCACGAGCTAAGTATAGGACTAGATGGAGCAAATATCAGAGCGGACCGGCTGCCGGCTTGCATCAGCTACGGCTGAAGCGCACACGGAGCGGTGCATCTCCAGTTCACTCATAGCCCGCGCCATTTCAATTTCGCTGTAGGCAACAAACCGCGAGCTTATCTTGCGATAGACAGTATTCGAGCAGGCCTCGTGATACTCGCTCGTCCTATCAATCAGGGAGCGCTCAAAATCATCGCAGATTTGACAATGCATAACTTCCCCTTCCGGCTTTTGGTCGGATTTACTGCGTTTGAGATAAGCAAGTTTTAGCGCTCTGTGATCTTCAACTCCGCCTTGAGCCAGTCCTGAATGTCGTGGCCGTGCTGGCCGCCGCGCTCTTGAAACAAATGAAAGGCGCAGACACTTATGTCGTCCTTAGGGACGCAAATTCCCGAAGTCGTTGTTTCAGTTTCTGCAGATGGCAGGCTGTGGATAGTCTTATTGTGCTTTGAATGCTTTTGAACTTTAGTGACGATCATAATTAAACCCTTCTTATATATAGAAAGGGCTAAGAGAGGAATAACTTCAGAAGTGCCGCCTTAGTCCAGCGAATCTGAACAGGAGATAGATGTCTCGCTCACCTCTAATGGTACGCTCATTCCGCCTGGCCGCACGGAGTATCTGAGTTATGGTCCTCGACGAGGTACTTATCTATTGGAGATCACGTTGTCTGCGGTCTCGATTACTCATCGAGAGACCAAAGATTTCTTGCTGGGAGAAGCCGCGATAACCCTCGAAGCCTCGTTTCTAACGGACTTGTGCGCCGCGCAGTGAGTCTGTCCTTACTGACTGCCGATATAGCAGCGCACCGGTCAAGAATCGAGAACCTCTTAGAACTCTGCAAACTCTGCTCGCGACTCTACGAAATAGGAGGTAATTGTCCGGCGATCTTCGTCGCGTCGGCGCTGCAAGCGGGATGGCCCCAGCCGGACGCGCTGGCGCCAAGAGCAAGGCCGGGCGCGGCAGTGATGTCGTAGACAATGTTGTCGGGTCGCATCTTGTCGGGCCCTACTCCTCCTGGAACGTGGTCAAGCTTGAGCGCATTCCGCGTACGCCAGGCGATGTTGTGGTCGGCGCACGATGAGTCACCGCTTACGCCGATGGCCCCGACAAGCACACCCTGCTCGTTGTAGAGTGCGAGTCCGCCGCCGAAGACATTCACCCCTCCGATGTGGCCGCCGACCATCGGGTCTTTAGACGTTCCGTAGTCAGCAGGCTCGCCGCGGTAGGCAACGGATACGTCCACAGGGTTGCTGGCCTGCAGGCCGAACAGGGAACCGCCGGGCTGTACCGCGCTGAACAAATCAGCGGTCGAGAGTGCGAGTTTCGGCAGGCTGAACGCATTCGCGGTATTCGCTTTCTGTGCAGAGATCACGCGGCTCCCAGGCCATTGACTGCCGCGATCGGCGCCGGTGAAAGCCACCGCGCAGACCGCTCCATCGCGATTGACGACGGTGCCCCACATATCAAGGTTGAAGCCGCCATTCGCCTCGCTGCGCGCAGTCTTCAGTGCCGCCTTGAGTTGGCTCTGCGTGGGCAGCAGTTTGCAGGCTGCTGCAGCGTCAGCATCTTTGCTGTGACCAGCCTGTGCGCTAGTGTATAGAGTCGCGCTCAACGCGAGGACAGTAATCAATATTCCGCATCTGGTTTGAGTCGTCATTGGGGACGGTATCTCCTTGCAGTTCGAAATCCTGCCCGCCAAAGTGCTGCCGGACAAATTTCCGAAAGTTTCCCCAACCTAACACGGGGGTCGCGGGGCCGCAATCGGCAAATAAGGAACTTGGTGCACTTGAGTTGGAAAACGAGAAAAAAACGGCGCGGACATGCGGCCAATCTAAAAACAACCCCAAGTCTCATTACCGAGACTTGGGGCACAATCGTTACGGGGATTCACTCAAGCCTTACGCTGCTGCATTATTCGCAACGGTTGGCTGGTTCGTAAGCATCGTTGCCCTGAATGCAGGGAACGGCGCCAAGGTATTCGTAGATGGCGCGCAGATCATTGTCGGAGAGGTCCTTCAGATTGGGCCATGGCATGACCTGCAGCAGATTGCCATCGAACGGAGCCGGAATGCATCCCGCGTTGGGTGCTCCCGTGCAATTCGGATGGCGATGATCGAGGTCCGCTCCCGTGCGCATGATGGTGAGGAACTGCTGGAAGGTGTTCCCGCCTTCAGGCAGTCCACTGGCATCCGGGGTAAGGTTGCGCGAGATGATGTGCGCCGACCCGGGAATCAACGCGCCGAAGTCCCTGCCTCCGCCGAGGTAAGTGGCAGTATTCACCATTTTCGGCTGGTTGAAGTAGGGGTTCTTGCCGGGGACGTACTCGGTTTGAGGTCCGTTGGAGTGACAGCCGTTGCAATCGCCGACAACGTTCACAAAGTAGCTGCCGAGACCGACCAGCGCGGGGTTTTTGCCCTTCATGTTAAGCGGCACAGGAGCAGCTGCCATACCAATCTGAATGCGTGAGTCGCCGCCCGACTGGGCTTTTGCACCGGGCGCATTGGAGAAGCTAACGGAGACGAAGACAGCAGCGACAACTGCACCGGTGCATACAATCTTGAGCCAAACATTTCTTGTCATGAGACTCTCCATATTTGCGTCGCGCGGATTGGAAACCGTGCGAATATTCCCGTGGGGAAAATTCCACCATCTCTTTGCAAGTGCCTCTTCAACAGGGCTTTGGGGGAAGCCGGAACGATGGCAGTAACGAAGCGGAGTGCGGTGGAGGATTGATAGTACAACGGGCGCGGAGCGCTGTCGATGAATTTTCACGACAACTGCACAGGACAAATTCTTGGCCAAGATTTTATGTCAGGAGCGCGCTATCGGAGATGACCGCACATCTGCTGTTTGTCGCAGCGTAGCGACCACAATTGAACCGGCATTATGAAATGTGGTCGTGCCGGATGCTAGTCGTCGCGGTGGTACAGCTCGTGAAAGTCTTCGACGAAGCTGATCAACACTACAACTGCCGATCCAGCAAGACCAAGCATGAACATGCCGGTGAGTGTCCAAATGAAAATTACACCAAGCTGATGCACAATCTAAAGCTAGGACGCAATTCGTAAGCGGATCGTAAAGGCCGCGTAAGCAATTCATAAGCGACTGAACCCGGCTTGCTACTCGTCGGCTCCTCGGAACCGGATCGCACGCGCCAGTTCGTGAAATCCGATTCTTCCAACCTCATTACCTTTTTCATATTTCTTTGAAACGGTCAGGCGGTGAGCGTCACCATACCCTGCGAGACCAGAACAGGCAGTGGCCGCACCGCTTGACGCGGCTCATCCCTGGGCGCGTTCCTCGTTCGCGCGAGGACGTTGATGAGAAGCGGACGCTGTGCACGACCGCTGATGGGGGTTTCGAGATCCTGGCTGCAGAGTGGAGCGGTCAGGCTGGGCGTCGCAGGCGGAGTGGGGACTTCCATCGACAGGGTCTCTGCTTCGCAGGCGACGAAGCATCTGCGTCTGCGGTAAGCTCACTGCCGTTTCGGTTGCATCAGTCAACCTCCACCCCGCGAGCTGATTTGTGCCGATCGCGCTATACGCCGAATTGCTGAAGATGATGGTCGATGTGTTTGTACATCCACATGGACCACTCGTCGGGGGTGAGGCGGCCGAAGAAGCTGTGAGGATGATCCGTGCACCCGGCGGGACCGGCCGCAGAGAAACGGTCGATGATTGCGCAGAGTGCGTCGCGCTCGCGGTCAAAGTCGCGATCATCGGTGACGGCAAGCCCGGGGACCGTGGGCGAGTTGCGCCGCATCGGTTCGCTCTCCTTGAATGCCATCGGCTTGATCACGCGCCCAATGATGCGGCCAATCATCATGCGTGGCGGACGCCGCTCGCCCAGAGCAAGCTCCATGCCCATCGCGCAATGCGCCATGGTCTGCGCGGGAGTCATCTTGCCCCAGAGGCGTGGGCTGTCGGCGCGCAGATGCGCGAGGCGGTTCTTCACTTCCTGCACGGTAGCCGGTTGAAACAGGTTCTTCATGGTGGGGACACGTCTCTCGGGCGACACAGAAGGCGATGATATCAGCGCCTAAAACCCGCCTGCCATGACGGATTAAGACGAGGGACGAATGGCTCATGTTTCGAGGATAGCGATTGCGCAGAAATAGCCTGCAAAGGCCGGGGAAGTTTTTTGCGAATGGCCTCAGGGGCTTACGGGAAATCTGCGCGTTGAGGCATTGACGGTTCCAGACGGCGCTGGTTTTGGGGCATTCCGGGTCATGCATTGGGGCGAAGGCTTGAAAAGCAGATTCTTCACTCCCCACCCCCGAACCTGCCCCAAAGAGCTGACGGCTCTTCGGGGCCCCTGAAACGTTCGGGCCCCCGTTCGTTCAGAATGACACCCGCAGGGTTTCTGCGGCAGTGAAATTCAATGGGAATTCCAAGGAACCCGCCTTACTGTTTGTCGTAGACCAGGGTGACGTCCATGGGCTTTCCATCGGCGTCGGTGCCCTTGGCTTTCATCGTCATGGTCATGCCATCGGCGGAGATCACGAGTTTGCCGCTCGCGTGGTATTTGTTGGCGCTGTTCTTTGTCTCATAGGTGA
It encodes:
- a CDS encoding DUF2934 domain-containing protein → MIVTKVQKHSKHNKTIHSLPSAETETTTSGICVPKDDISVCAFHLFQERGGQHGHDIQDWLKAELKITER
- a CDS encoding DoxX family protein, whose protein sequence is MMPSAQPILKFESRSASRSILQSEQQPSLALLAIGLLGLGVLGLAVGDFAMVWQPVAPWFPARTALAYAAGALMIGCGAGLMFRATTTWAVRILFPYLIVWQLLKLPSLFVAPKLEAVYLGFGELAVLLAGGWILFARLGDVQAPWLAWATGDRGVRLARYYFAIWIIPIGLSHLIYTKATMELVPAWLPYHLGWAYLTGAGQIASGLGVLFGVLPRIAASAEAAQITLYTLLIWLPAIFATPRARLPWTALWISWTIGAAAWVVAQNTWSKATKR
- a CDS encoding SRPBCC domain-containing protein, with amino-acid sequence MNTMTKLTLKTEGDTHIVVTRHFNAKPELVYRAHTEAALIQKWLLGPDGWTMPICISEARPGGAIRYEWENPSKGKASRFHITGEFLELEPFSRIVHVERMFLPDPTPDNHVETRFDQEGEGTLMTMRMTLPDAATRAQMLASGMEHGMEMSYVRLEGMLPS
- a CDS encoding DUF1569 domain-containing protein, whose product is MKNLFQPATVQEVKNRLAHLRADSPRLWGKMTPAQTMAHCAMGMELALGERRPPRMMIGRIIGRVIKPMAFKESEPMRRNSPTVPGLAVTDDRDFDRERDALCAIIDRFSAAGPAGCTDHPHSFFGRLTPDEWSMWMYKHIDHHLQQFGV
- a CDS encoding DUF4126 domain-containing protein; the protein is MPGQELVALIVAVSFAAGLNVYATVATLGLLAHTSVLALPEPLHLLASWWVIGAAAALFAVEFFADKVPAFDLVWNALHTFIRVPVAGLLAWRATETLSPGEQLAATLLGGLIALAAHGGKTAARAAVTPSPEPFSNIGLSVGEDALAISLTWLATVHPYLAGSIVTALVLAIILVIKWVWRAFRSLLVGAERVVAQ
- a CDS encoding RNA polymerase sigma factor, with amino-acid sequence MPIALSAMEVETNASMPEGRIREFLETAERRRPQLLRMARRLTNSNEDAEDIVQEALMKAYKALEKFRGESQMSSWLGAIVQNTAHEHLRSRRNRVFVSIEFLSKQDNEVVEIDLPDPGKNPEETWRSREMEGILREEVSKLGMVCRRAIELCVLDENPQLAAAQSLNLSVATMKSRVFRGKRILERAVSRRLGAQHAAMALGTDRRLRCEIQ
- a CDS encoding metalloregulator ArsR/SmtB family transcription factor, whose protein sequence is MFNLNSTFAALADPTRRAILTRLALGEATVMELAEPFAMTQPAVSRHIKVLEEAGLIERRHEGTRRPSRLAKPGLDAIDQWLEMLRTALTKNYDRLDQVLADMTPNTPDDTGGKIR
- a CDS encoding DinB family protein, which translates into the protein MKKLAILLLIAVPLCAQTNEKKPPTTLRGVLLEQLRTTHDQEDWFVPVSIAVDGLTAEQAMWSPGKGDHSVGQLAYHIWYWDQRALNDFKGEKNEKFDGNNNDTFDKFTAAQWDDLVKKLNQVLADWEKAVNDADDAKLAANASLIAHVGAHNAYHVGQILYVRKQHGVWNPDKGVK
- a CDS encoding heme-binding protein, giving the protein MTTQTRCGILITVLALSATLYTSAQAGHSKDADAAAACKLLPTQSQLKAALKTARSEANGGFNLDMWGTVVNRDGAVCAVAFTGADRGSQWPGSRVISAQKANTANAFSLPKLALSTADLFSAVQPGGSLFGLQASNPVDVSVAYRGEPADYGTSKDPMVGGHIGGVNVFGGGLALYNEQGVLVGAIGVSGDSSCADHNIAWRTRNALKLDHVPGGVGPDKMRPDNIVYDITAAPGLALGASASGWGHPACSADATKIAGQLPPIS